The window acagggcagggagaggagccggttgttgttccgagtgctcttttgactctccagaattatatggaggggatgcccggggtttatcaggatgacctgcaccttgtgcctcatacgcctctcaagcacctccatcccagagtctactctcccctccagcactgagctagctcgattaaccagtttgaccagctacctattgttttttgcactaatgctgttgccccagcagacaacagcgtagaaaataacgcttgcaaccactgtgttgtaaaacatgtgcagcatatccttacacacattgaaggatttgagccttctgaggaaaaagagtctgctctggccttttttgtagagggagtcagagttgacagaccagtccagtttgttgtcaaggtgcactccaaggtgtttatatgtctgcaccacctcaatgtcagcccctgcagcgttgaccggctgaagggggagcttggacctgccaaagttaaccaccatctctttagtctttgttgtgttcagggtgagacagttctcttcactccaggcacaaaaggcactggtcaagttcctgtattcctcctcctgcccgttccttacacatgccacaatggctgtatcatctgaatatttctgtacgtggcatgtgtcagacttatagttaaagtctgctgtgtacagggtgaagaggaacggggccagaaccgttccctgtggggctccaacattgcacaccactgtgccagacacactgtcccccagcttgacaaactgtggtcgacccgtcaggtagtcgtgtatccaggagataaatgtggaatccacccccatcttcttaagcttgtcattcagaatcaggggttggatggtgttgaacgcacttgaaaagtcgaagaacataatcctcacatagccaccgggtttgtccaaaaaggagtagatccggtgcagcatgtagaggactgcgtcatccaccccaatgttctcctggtatgcaaactgtagtgggtcgagtgcgtgctggacttgtggtctcaggagacgaatgagtagccgctcattgctgttccaccgtcattcctgctaggatccctttccagtctactttggccaactcccctctcatgccttcatagacccctttgttcaactgcatcactgccacttccgatttaaccttctccttctcaaattgcagattaaaactcctcccacatcccaaagacgtgcgggtttgtaggttaattggccctctgtaaattgtccctagtgtgtggggagtggatgagatagtgggataacatggatcgAGTGTGAAAAAGCATGGAATTGGTggcctgaagggtctgtttccatgttgcatcaatCAATCAGTTATTCAGTggcagcaggcccttcagcccaacttgcccatggtgaCCATCACGCCCCATTTACAAGAATCccaccttctaaacctgtcctatctgtgcctatcagccatgatcatattgaatggcggtgcaggctcgaagggccgaatggcctactcctgcacctattttctatgtttctatgaacctgtACAACAGCCTTTTAACCGTAGCAATGGcagtgtctcaactacctcctctggcagctagtgcgtacaccccccacccactgagtcaataaaaagttgcccttcaggttcctgttaaatcattTCCCTCTCATCTTCAATAAACCAATCACTCGACCAATCAATCGACCAAttaatcaatcaaccaaccaatcaatcaaccaatctatCGATCAATCAATCTCACTAAATCAATAGCAGCTGGATTATTAGTAATGGTGACCTCAAAACTAATGTCAAGTGGAGTTTATTGTAAGATGCACTAGTGtggtgagatacaggtacaatgaacatCTTGTTTGCAGCGGTAGCAGTGGTACATAGACAACATCAACTATGCATGAATTTCACAGACTTGATTCAAGGAATGAAAATCTATGAAGCATGGAGCAGGTGAGGTCTACCCTCGGTGGAGTGGGGAAGATTGTACATGTCTGTGTGGAAGATGCAGtcgagggtcccgaccagaaacgtcacctatccatgttctccacagatgctgcctgacccgctgagttactctaagtctgcaatggggtagaggtgaatcggacagtaccctagcttatggaaggaccgttaagaagcctgataacaggggaagaagctgttcctgagtctggtggtgtgcgctttcaagcttctgtaccttctgccggacgggagcggggagaagaaggaatgaccggggtgggacagggacacgtctttgatgatgtcggctgctttctcgaggcagcgtgaagtgttgagTCAACATCTCTTTACGTTTCGGGTTATTATGAGTCCAGtgtctgcaatggggtggaggtgaaccgGACCGTACCCTCGTTCACCcatagtggacattggactttgtctttgtctATGGATGGACACCATGTGTGTCTTCATCATCTCCAGCGCTCCATTGATACAGTGGTTCTTGGACACTTTCATTTACAGGCATATTCCCAGGACTCAAGAACCTGAACTGTTTTCgagagaggttaggcaggctaggactttattccttggagcacaggaggatgaggggtgatcttatagaattgagtatgatgagggggatagagagaggtgaATGAGAGTATctttggccagagtaggggaatcaaaaaccagaggacataaggttaaggtgtgggaaagatttaataggaacctgaggggcaacctttttacacaaagggtggtgggtgtctggaacgagctgctggaaaaggtacatgagaggggggggggggggggaggagactaTCACAATttttaagagagatttagacaggtccatggataggaccggtttggagggatgtgggccaaacacgggccttGTATAGATTGGGCATGtaggtcggagtgggcaagttgggccgaagggcctgtttacatgctgtatcgctCTGGGTGCCACATTCAGATTGGACACATCCCAATATGGTGATTCTGCGGAGCTCAGTAGATGTCACTGGAGACTTGCCAGAAattctagtgtaggaaggaactgcagatagtaatttttaagaaggaactgcagatgctggaaaaatcgaatgtagacaaaaatgctggagaaactcagcggggggtgggggaggggttgggttggggttggggttgggttggGGGGAGGGCAGTGGGGTGGGGAGCTGTCTAAATGGTGGTAGATGTCTGCCCAGAGACTGAGGATGAGCGTGATTGCTTGAATTGGGATTCTTCGCTTCTCTTTATGAGGCCTTTATGAGCCAGGAGTTTGACCAGGTTCCTCCTGAACTTCACCCCGATGAAGGCGTAGAGGATTGGGTTGATGCAGCTGTGAAGAAAGGCCAAGCACTGGGTGGCCAGCACGGCCCTGTCCAAGTGTTCACGTTGGATGCAGGAGACGTCGATGTGTTTGACTCTCACCAGCATGTCCACAACCATGGTTAGATGGTAGGGCAGCCAGCATGCCAGGAAGGCCAGCACCACCGCGATGATGACCTTCATGGCTTTCTGCTTCTGGAAGCCCTTGGTCTGGCACAGTTTCCACACGGTGACGGAGTAGCAGAAGACCATGGCGGCCAGCGGCAAGAGGAAGCCGATGACCAGGCGACAAACTTTGATGCCCAGTTTCCACGGTTTGTCAAAATCACCATCGTGTTCCTCGTTACAGACGGACCGGTAATTGTCGTAGAACACTTCATTGTAGAGGACGGGCAAGGACAGGAGCAGGGCCACGAGCCAGACGATGGCACACACCAGTTTGACCAGCCACGGCCTCTTGTGGCCGTGCGACTGGGCAGAGCGGACAATGGCCAGGTAGCGGTCCACGCTGATGCAGGCCAGCAGGAGGATGCCACTGTAAAAGTTCACCTCCTGCAACATACTGATCACCTTACACATGGCGTCACCAAACACCCAGGGAGACACGGCGTCCACTGCCCAGAAGGGCAGGGTGAGGGCAAAGAGCAGGTCGGCCATGGCCAGATGGAGCAGGTAGACGTCCGTGGATGAGATGGAGCGGCGGTTGTGAAGGATGACCACCAACACCAGTACATTCCCCGTCACGGCCAAGAGACACACCAGGCTGTAGACCACCGCCGTGATGGTCTTCATGGTCACAAACTCCCCCGGCCCACAAGGACGTGCGTCGTAATCGTACCCTGCGTCGTAATCGTACCCTGTGGTCATGTTATCGTTCCTGTAGGAAGACATTCTGATATTCGTAGAAGTTCTCTGAAACAAATCATAGATtggaaaaatgggattagtggcAATTTGTACAATTATTCCCAGAGCGACATACTcttgccacaaactctttgaatcacttccctctggaaggcgactccggactgtcaaagccgccacagccagacataaaaacagcttttttccacgagtagtagctctactcaacaaccaaaaacctgtagcctccttttgctctggtattttatttcattcacatgtttaatcgataatgttttattattaatgtttaatgttttatgcatcattcttaactgtcacggtcacgtgttgtcacttgcgggtggagcaccaaggcaaattccttgtatgtgaatacttagccaataaatgtattcattcattcattcatgctttagatttaagttcatgtgataggagcagaattaggccattcggcccatcaagtctactccaccattcaatcatggatgacctggagtattgtgtgcagttttggttccctaatttgaggaaggacattcttgctattgagggagtgcagcgtaggttcacaaggttaattcccgggatggctgggaacttaatattcagggttatacatcctatagaaaggacaagcAGGTGGGcagagactgggaaaatcagttggttcaggaccccaagaaagagagttagtctaatgcctccgagatggattcttagagcagcttgtaatggagccgaccagagaaaaggcaattctggatttaaacccctgtcccacggtacgagttcattccaagagttctcccgagtttgccctgattcgaactcggcgatttacggtaatggccgctcgtcggtactcggggctctcgtgaacatttttcatcatgttgaaaaatcttcacgagtcttcccgtgctcacctgccgttagcgagtcttcccgggtacctgccgttggcgctaagagacgtcccgagctctgacgtacccgctacgttcattctccgtgcttaccacgagtttgattttgatttttaactcgggagaactcttggaatgaactcgcaccgtgggacagagccattagtgttgtccaatgaaccggatatgataagagaactcgaggtaaaggaaccgcttggaattagtgatcataatatcattagttttaatctgcaatttgagaaggagaacgttaaatcagaagtggcagtgatgcagttgaacaaaggggactatgaaggcatgagaggggagctggccaaggtagactggaaagggatcctagcaggaatgatggtggaacagcaatggcaggaatttctgggcataatccggaagacgcaggatcatttcattccaaaaaggaagaaagattctaaggggagtagggggcaaccgtggctgacaagagatgttagggatagaataaaactaaaagaaaagatgtataacacagcaaagagtagccggaagccagaggattgggaaactttcataggacaacagaaggaaacaaaacgggcaatacgggctgaaaagatgaagtacgaagggaagctggccaggaatataaagaaggacagtaaaagcttctttagatatgttaagggaaaaagagtagcaaagtcaattgtgggtcccttgaaggcagacacgggtgaaattattatgggctacaaggaaatggcagaagagttgaataggtacttcggatctgtcttcactaaggaagacacaaacaatctcccagatgtactggaggacagaggatctaagggggtaggggaactgaaagacattttcattaggcgagaaatactattgggtagactaatgggactgaaggatgataaatcccctgggcctgatggtctgcatcccagggtcctcagtgaggtggctctagaaatagtggacacattggtgataattttccaatgttcaatagattcaggatcagttcctgtggtttggaggatagctaatgttatcccacttttcaaggaaggagcgagagagaaaacggggaattacagaccagttagcctgacttcggtggtgggaaagatgatggagtcaattattaaagaggtaataatggggcatttggatagcagtaaaaggattagtccaagtcaacatggatttatgaaagggaaatcatgcttgactaatcttctggaattttttgaggatgtgacaagtaaaataggATGATGggtagccagtggatgtagtgtatctagactttcagaaagcctttgataaagtcccgcacgggagactggtgactaaaattagagcacatggtattgggggtagggtgttgacatggatagaaaattggttggcagaccggaagcaacgagtaggaatgaacgggtccttttcagaatggcaggcagaggcgagtggagtgccgcaaggctcggtgttggggccgcaactgtttaccatatatattaatgaattggaagagggaattaggagcaacactagcaagtttgcggatgacacaaagctaggtggcagtgtgaactgtgaagaggatgttaggaggttgcagggtgacatggagaggttgagtgagtgggcagatgcgtggcagatgcagtataatatagataaatgtgaggttatccactttgacggtaaaaacaagggggcagattattatctcaacggggttaggttaggtgcagcgagacctgggtgtccttgtacaccggtcattgaaagttggcgtgcaggtacagcaggcagtgaagaaagctaatggaatgttggccttcataacaagaggatttcagtataggagtagagaggttctactgcagttgtatagggctctggtgagaccacatttggagtattgtgtacagttttggtctcctaatttgaggaaggacatccttgtgattgaggcagtgcagcgtaggttcacgagattgatccctgggatggcgggactgtcatatgaggaaagattgaaaagactaggttagtattcactggagtttagaaggatgatgggggatcttatagaaacatataaaattataaaaggactggacaagctagatgcaggaaaaatgttcccaatgttgggtgagtccagaaccaggggccacagtcttagaataaaggggaggtcatttaagactgaggtgagaaaaaaactttttcacccagagggttgtgaagttatggaattccctgccacagagggcagtggaggccaagtcactggatggatttaagagagagttagatagagctctaggggctagtggagtcaa is drawn from Amblyraja radiata isolate CabotCenter1 chromosome 7, sAmbRad1.1.pri, whole genome shotgun sequence and contains these coding sequences:
- the LOC116974875 gene encoding C-X-C chemokine receptor type 2-like; the encoded protein is MSSYRNDNMTTGYDYDAGYDYDARPCGPGEFVTMKTITAVVYSLVCLLAVTGNVLVLVVILHNRRSISSTDVYLLHLAMADLLFALTLPFWAVDAVSPWVFGDAMCKVISMLQEVNFYSGILLLACISVDRYLAIVRSAQSHGHKRPWLVKLVCAIVWLVALLLSLPVLYNEVFYDNYRSVCNEEHDGDFDKPWKLGIKVCRLVIGFLLPLAAMVFCYSVTVWKLCQTKGFQKQKAMKVIIAVVLAFLACWLPYHLTMVVDMLVRVKHIDVSCIQREHLDRAVLATQCLAFLHSCINPILYAFIGVKFRRNLVKLLAHKGLIKRSEESQFKQSRSSSVSGQTSTTI